Proteins from one Mytilus galloprovincialis chromosome 11, xbMytGall1.hap1.1, whole genome shotgun sequence genomic window:
- the LOC143051065 gene encoding uncharacterized protein LOC143051065, whose protein sequence is MEKNDWENIEYMYAAHSPEGIMSMALNKWKVSKHTKLETPSLKDLSDALAAVNLNYHLICQVFREKTQMFEIADFHLQNIPSDYHLKELSNHIGNCPLQLGIELGLSFTDVQQSLVKFPKDLPGLLGNILGKWKKQSKVKTIHSLIMALERVREGGVRYLHYISKLP, encoded by the exons ATGGAAAAGAACGATTGGGAGAACATTGAATATATGTATGCTGCTCACAGTCCAGAGGGCATCATGTCGATGGCACTGAACAAATGGAAAGTTTCGAAGCATACAAAACTGGAAACTCCTTCTTTGAAAGACCTCTCCGATGCCTTGGCAGCAGTGAATCTGAATTACCATCTGATATGCCAG GTTTTCAGAGAAAAAACACAGATGTTTG AAATTGCAGATTTCCATCTACAGAACATTCCAAGTGACTATCATTTGAAGGAACTGTCAAATCATATTGGAAATTGTCCATTGCAATTGGGAATAGAACTAGGATTAAGCTTCACTGATGTACAGCAGAGTTTGGTCAAGTTTCCGAAAGATTTGCCTGGTTTGTTGGGAAACATTTTGGGGAAGTGGAAGAAACAATCGAAAGTCAAGACTATACATAGCCTGATAATGGCGCTAGAGCGAGTCCGAGAAGGTGGAGTCAgatatttacattatatatctaagCTACCATAA